The Musa acuminata AAA Group cultivar baxijiao chromosome BXJ2-2, Cavendish_Baxijiao_AAA, whole genome shotgun sequence genome has a segment encoding these proteins:
- the LOC104000943 gene encoding probable galacturonosyltransferase-like 7, with amino-acid sequence MLWVVRLSGFCSAAMIMVVLSPSLQSFPPAEAIRSSHYLGISNGGYDHHIDAVSGVADGSRFRRAPIFHNAAECEPPSANGTCVCDPSLVHIAITLDEEYLRGSIAAVHSVLTHARCPESVFFHLLLSEPGLEPVVRSSLPGLRLKAYYFDPDRVRGLISTSVRQALEQPLNYARNYLAEILERCVSRVIYLDSDLVVVDDIGKLWRTGLGSRPVGAPEYCHANFTKYFTARFWSDRRLAATFAGRRPCYFNTGVMVLDLVRWRRSGYTRRIERWMKVQKSGAATGGAGRIYELGSLPPFLLVFAGHVAPIDHRWNQHGLGGDNVRGSCRDLHRGPVSLLHWSGSGKPWVRLDSNRPCPLDHLWAPYDLYEPAVA; translated from the coding sequence ATGCTGTGGGTCGTCCGCCTCTCCGGCTTCTGTTCCGCTGCCATGATCATGGTCGTCCTCTCCCCGTCCCTCCAATCTTTCCCACCCGCCGAGGCCATCCGGTCGTCTCATTACCTCGGCATCTCTAACGGCGGCTACGATCACCATATTGACGCCGTCTCCGGCGTCGCTGACGGCTCCCGATTCCGGAGGGCTCCGATATTCCACAATGCCGCTGAGTGCGAGCCGCCATCGGCGAACGGAACCTGTGTCTGCGACCCGTCGCTTGTGCACATCGCCATCACGCTCGACGAGGAATACCTGCGCGGCTCGATCGCGGCGGTTCACTCGGTGCTCACCCATGCCCGTTGCCCCGAGAGCGTCTTCTTCCACTTGCTGCTTTCGGAGCCAGGGCTGGAGCCGGTTGTGCGGTCCTCCTTACCAGGGCTCCGCCTCAAAGCATACTACTTCGACCCGGACCGCGTGCGGGGGCTGATCTCGACGTCGGTGCGGCAGGCCCTGGAGCAGCCACTCAACTACGCGCGCAACTACTTGGCGGAGATCCTCGAGCGGTGCGTGAGCCGGGTAATCTACCTCGACTCCGACCTGGTGGTCGTCGACGACATCGGCAAGCTCTGGCGGACGGGGCTGGGGTCGCGCCCCGTGGGCGCGCCGGAGTACTGCCACGCCAACTTCACCAAGTACTTCACGGCCCGCTTCTGGTCCGACCGGCGCCTAGCGGCCACGTTCGCCGGCCGTCGGCCGTGCTACTTCAACACGGGTGTAATGGTGCTCGATCTGGTCCGGTGGCGGCGCTCCGGGTACACACGACGGATCGAGCGGTGGATGAAGGTGCAGAAGAGCGGAGCAGCAACTGGCGGCGCCGGCCGGATCTACGAGCTGGGATCACTGCCGCCCTTCCTGCTAGTGTTCGCGGGGCACGTGGCGCCGATCGATCACAGGTGGAATCAGCATGGGCTCGGTGGGGACAACGTCCGCGGCAGCTGCCGGGACCTCCACCGGGGTCCGGTGAGCCTCCTCCATTGGAGCGGCAGCGGCAAGCCATGGGTGCGTCTCGACTCGAACCGGCCGTGCCCGCTGGATCACCTCTGGGCGCCCTACGACCTCTACGAGCCCGCTGTCGCCTGA